Proteins co-encoded in one Medicago truncatula cultivar Jemalong A17 chromosome 8, MtrunA17r5.0-ANR, whole genome shotgun sequence genomic window:
- the LOC25501358 gene encoding putative UDP-glucose glucosyltransferase, protein MKMEYTKAPLKILLVSYPAQGHINPMLRLGKCLASKGSSVIFITTEKAGKELRTVNNITEKLVIPVGNGSLTFQFFDDGLSDDDPIRTSQTTYLPHLELVGKQFLSQMIKNESNTPISCIINNPFLPWVCDVAVENEIPSALLWVQSSAVFAAYYNYFHKLVRFPSVEEPYIDVQLSSVVLKYNEIPDFVQGFSTFSILGTIIMEQIKNLSKVFCVLVDTYEELEHDFIDYVSKNSVKIRPIGPLFKNPQIKNASNICGDFVKSDDECIIEWLNSKPPSSVVYISFGTVVHLPQEQINEIGYGLMNSQVSFLWVLKAKPPPDFTHVGFKPHFLPDRFFEETSGRGKVVKWCPQEQVLAHPSVACFVTHCGWNSSMEALTLGVPMLTFPAWGDQVTNAKFLVDVFGVGIRLGCGQAENKLVCRDEVKKCLSEAMAGPKAEELKQNAIKWKKAAEAAVAIGGSSDQHLDAFMEDIKARFKRYNTLS, encoded by the coding sequence atgaaaatggaatATACCAAAGCTCCCCTTAAAATTCTCCTTGTATCATATCCAGCACAAGGACACATAAATCCTATGCTTAGACTAGGAAAGTGTCTTGCATCAAAGGGTTCTTCTGTTATCTTCATCACAACAGAGAAAGCTGGCAAAGAATTGAGAACTGTTAACAATATCACTGAAAAATTAGTCATTCCAGTTGGTAATGGTTCTCTCACATTTCAGTTCTTTGATGACGGTTTATCAGATGATGATCCCATTAGAACAAGTCAAACTACCTACTTACCACACCTCGAGCTTGTTGGGAAACAGTTTCTTTCTCAAATGATCAAGAATGAGTCAAATACACCGATTTCTTGTATCATAAACAATCCTTTTCTTCCATGGGTTTGTGATGTAGCTGTTGAAAATGAGATTCCTTCTGCTTTATTATGGGTTCAATCTAGTGCTGTTTTCGCCGCTTACTATAACTATTTCCACAAACTGGTACGTTTCCCTTCGGTTGAAGAACCATATATTGATGTTCAATTGTCTTCTGTAGTTCTTAAGTACAATGAGATCCCGGATTTTGTTCAAGGTTTTAGTACATTTTCAATTCTTGGGACAATCATAATGGAACAAATTAAGAACTTGTCTAAAGTGTTTTGTGTATTGGTTGATACGTATGAGGAACTAGAACATGATTTCATCGACTATGTTTCTAAAAATTCAGTCAAAATAAGACCTATTGGTCCTTTGTTTAAAAACccacaaattaaaaatgcaaGTAATATCTGTGGTGATTTTGTTAAGAGTGATGATGAGTGTATCATAGAGTGGTTGAACTCAAAGCCACCATCATCTGTGGTTTACATCTCCTTTGGGACTGTTGTGCACCTTCCTCAAGAACAGATCAATGAAATTGGTTATGGCTTAATGAACTCACAAGTCTCATTTTTGTGGGTACTAAAAGCAAAACCACCTCCCGATTTTACCCATGTGGGGTTCAAACCACATTTTTTGCCTGACAGGTTCTTCGAGGAAACTAGTGGGAGAGGAAAAGTGGTGAAGTGGTGTCCACAAGAACAAGTACTAGCTCATCCTTCGGTGGCATGCTTTGTAACACATTGTGGTTGGAACTCGTCGATGGAAGCACTTACTTTAGGAGTGCCGATGTTAACATTTCCAGCATGGGGCGATCAAGTCACAAATGCAAAGTTTTTGGTAGATGTTTTTGGGGTAGGGATCAGATTGGGTTGTGGTCAGGCTGAAAACAAATTGGTATGTAGAGATGAGGTGAAGAAATGCTTATCAGAAGCAATGGCAGGACCAAAAGCAGAGGAGTTGAAGCAAAACGCAATCAAGTGGAAGAAGGCAGCAGAGGCTGCTGTTGCCATAGGTGGATCCTCTGATCAACATCTTGATGCATTTATGGAAGACATTAAGGCACGATTCAAAAGATATAATACTCTCTCTTGA
- the LOC25501359 gene encoding putative UDP-glucose glucosyltransferase, which produces MGYSEAPINILLVSYPAQGHINPMLRLGKCLASKGSSVIFITTEKAGRELRTVNNIIDKSVIPVGNGSLAFEFFEDGLSDDDPIRASLTTYLPHLELVGKKFLSQMIKNHAADESNTLISCIINNPFLPWVSDVAAELEIPSALLWIQSGAVFAAYYNYFHKLVRFPSNAEPYIDVQLSSLVLKYNEIPDFLHCFSKYPFLGSLLLEQIKNLSKVFCVLVDTYEELEHDFINYISKYSVLIRPIGPLFQNPKTKTASNICGDLVKSDDDCIIEWLNSRPQSSVVYISFGTIVHLPQEQVNEIAYGLLDSQVSFLWILKVKPSLNAKHVGFKPHCLPDGFLEETSGKGKVAKWCPQEQVLAHPSVACFMTHCGWNSSMEALTLGVPMLTFPAWGDQVTNAKFLVDVFEVGVRLGYSQAENRLVCRDEVKKCLLEAMAGPKAEMLKQNTIKWKKAAEAAVAVGGSSDRHIDAFMEDIKTRFKRCNKLS; this is translated from the coding sequence atgggaTATTCAGAAGCTCCCATCAATATTCTCCTTGTATCATATCCAGCACAAGGACACATAAATCCTATGCTTAGATTAGGAAAGTGTCTTGCATCAAAGGGTTCTTCTGTTATCTTCATCACAACTGAGAAAGCTGGCAGAGAGTTGAGAACTGTTAACAACATCATTGATAAATCAGTCATTCCAGTTGGTAATGGTTCTCTCGCATTCGAGTTCTTTGAAGACGGTTTATCAGATGATGATCCCATTAGAGCAAGCCTTACTACCTACTTACCACACCTCGAGCTCGTTGGGAAAAAGTTTCTTTCTCAAATGATCAAGAATCATGCTGCTGATGAGTCAAATACACTGATTTCTTGTATCATAAACAATCCTTTTCTTCCATGGGTTAGTGATGTAGCTGCTGAACTCGAGATTCCTTCTGCTTTATTATGGATTCAATCCGGTGCTGTTTTCGCAGCTTACTATAACTATTTTCACAAACTGGTACGTTTCCCTTCGAATGCAGAACCTTATATTGATGTTCAATTGTCTTCTCTAGTCCTTAAATACAATGAAATACCAGATTTCCTTCATTGTTTTAGTAAGTATCCATTTCTTGGGTCACTCTTATTGGAACAGATTAAGAACTTGTCTAAAGTGTTTTGTGTATTGGTGGATACCTATGAGGAATTGGAACATGATttcataaattatatttcaaaatattctgTCTTAATAAGACCCATTGGTCCTTTATTTCAaaacccaaaaacaaaaactgcaAGTAATATCTGTGGTGATTTAGTTAAGAGTGATGATGATTGTATTATAGAGTGGTTAAACTCAAGGCCACAATCATCTGTGGTATACATCTCATTTGGGActattgtgcaccttcctcaaGAACAAGTGAATGAAATTGCCTATGGATTATTGGATTCTCAAGTCTCCTTTTTGTGGATACTAAAAGTAAAACCATCTCTTAATGCTAAACATGTGGGGTTCAAACCACATTGTTTGCCTGATGGGTTCTTGGAGGAAACTAGTGGGAAAGGAAAAGTTGCGAAGTGGTGTCCACAAGAACAAGTACTAGCTCATCCTTCAGTGGCATGTTTCATGACACATTGTGGTTGGAACTCGTCGATGGAGGCACTTACTTTAGGAGTGCCGATGTTAACATTTCCAGCATGGGGTGATCAAGTTACAAATGCAAAGTTCTTGGTAGATGTTTTTGAGGTAGGGGTCAGATTGGGTTATAGTCAGGCGGAAAATAGATTGGTATGTAGAGATGAGGTGAAGAAATGCTTATTGGAAGCAATGGCAGGGCCAAAAGCAGAGATGTTGAAGCAAAACACAATCAAGTGGAAGAAGGCAGCGGAGGCTGCAGTTGCGGTAGGTGGTTCCTCTGATCGGCATATTGATGCATTTATGGAAGACATTAAGACACGATTCAAAAGATGTAATAAGTTGTCTTGA
- the LOC25501360 gene encoding putative F-box protein At3g16210 — MTPTSEKKKKVSCSYIHDDIAISILSKLAIKSLKRFTCVSKSWSLLFQNPNFINLFRNNLVSKSHDDDDDDDVCFLFVSYAFMSFFYLVSGERFQNVVNRDPLLPFEDQICRLFRPRIFCSAINGIVCVYNHCDHSEVALWNPVTQEVKVIPPGLVECLSNIHVYGTLCLHGFGYDHVKDDYKLIRHVGYRYIPDIYPRKEDFPMLPNSFWEIYSLRSNSWRKIIVDIPIPHFRCLGSKVYLNGVCHWLAVSDNGTTFVVSFNLTNDVFFTTPIDWHHRSSFRLAVLNGFIAMITRYHATESYTISILGEIGVKESWTRLFDIGPLSYVNDIIAVGKKGNIFLSIENGKIACFDLTTKVIEEIGFKREIHICQIVHYKKNLGPIGGINS, encoded by the coding sequence ATGACTCCAACGtctgagaagaagaagaaggttagTTGTAGCTATATCCACGATGACATTGCTATATCTATTCTCTCTAAACTCGCTATTAAATCTCTCAAGCGATTTACTTGTGTTTCCAAATCATGGtctcttttatttcaaaaccctaatttcatcaACTTGTTCCGCAACAATCTTGTTTCCAAATCtcacgatgatgatgatgatgatgatgtgtgtTTCCTCTTCGTCTCGTACGCGTTTATGAGTTTCTTTTATTTGGTTTCTGGCGAGAGGTTTCAGAATGTGGTAAACCGGGATCCGCTGCTTCCATTTGAGGATCAAATTTGTAGGCTTTTTCGTCCTCGTATTTTTTGTTCCGCTATTAATGGCATTGTTTGTGTTTATAACCATTGCGATCATAGCGAGGTAGCACTTTGGAACCCTGTTACTCAGGAAGTTAAGGTAATCCCTCCTGGTCTTGTAGAGTGTCTATCTAATATTCATGTTTATGGTACCCTTTGTCTTCATGGATTTGGATATGACCATGTCAAAGATGACTACAAGCTTATTCGTCATGTTGGTTATCGGTATATACCTGATATTTATCCTCGGAAAGAAGATTTTCCTATGCTACCTAACTCATTCTGGGAGATATATAGCCTAAGAAGTAACTCTTGGAGAAAAATTATTGTTGATATACCAATTCCTCACTTTCGTTGTTTAGGCTCTAAAGTGTACTTGAATGGGGTGTGCCATTGGTTGGCGGTTTCAGATAATGGAACAACTTTTGTTGTGTCATTTAACTTGACCAATGATGTGTTTTTCACTACACCAATAGATTGGCATCATCGTTCTTCTTTTAGATTGGCGGTGTTAAATGGGTTCATAGCGATGATCACACGTTATCATGCTACCGAGTCTTACACCATATCAATTTTGGGTGAGATTGGTGTCAAGGAATCATGGACTAGACTCTTCGATATTGGACCTTTATCTTATGTTAATGATATTATTGCAGTCGGGAAGAAAGGAAATATATTCTTAAGTATAGAGAATGGTAAAATAGCTTGCTTTGATTTAACAACCAAGGTGATTGAGGAGATcggttttaaaagagaaattcaTATTTGTCAAATAGTACATTACAAGAAAAACCTTGGTCCAATTGGAGGAATAAACAGTTAA